In Gouania willdenowi chromosome 17, fGouWil2.1, whole genome shotgun sequence, one DNA window encodes the following:
- the espnlb gene encoding espin-like protein, with translation MENSKQPVKEVLPLPRYPTPPAVTFSHLSPASKKTTTGSIQHVQVASSVVTSLSHLRPPEKDLTLMSHMKSMKSLRHAGFTAVFTGPMKLDSEEEMDNVPIVDIILADIDSLVPTHDEAGRPIAEWKRQVMVRQLQVRLQDEEELRRQDIINGYASMDVWKYSQAQNAVLGPFGELLTEDDLIYLQQQIESVSLQKRSQAYELELTRLTEELRAILPDPIVNISLNKDVLQQMDSEGKLNLSLPVLCSRVSEIVKSMSLLVATLPQATEIESGCRIPHIGMASAFSHRLESNNYSRARREKVEREIQKSGVSVRNLRSNFEGQIGSIYPFAGVLKEGQELKTPRAPGLKSCELGDIKTVSVKETPSLRKERIVVLFLSHWKRSAYAISVRAARKRQGQVTAAQPQQKITSMLQFCRQRTVVEKMLNSWKNKRGHKSANSSQISPTRGTFSPEQFLPEVDNVAVSHDSLTLDLFMLGYFHILEQELSPEERKMRHLLCFEVFDHVGSFPWEKVRDFHKAVLEEIQSGRRQWSDGFEDIKAEFFGGMELCSCPSPSSQLLPESRSVPKVVVQSATPDESGSDTNFSCFNNEDICKYIDRSFAFWKEKEAELFDFES, from the exons ATGGAGAACAGCAAG CAGCCAGTGAAGGAAGTGCTGCCGCTGCCTCGCTATCCCACTCCACCTGCTGTGACTTTCTCCCATCTGAGCCCAGCCTCAAAGAAAACCACCACAGGCTCAATCCAACATGTACAGGTGGCCTCCTCAG TGGTAACGTCGCTCAGCCATCTGAGGCCTCCGGAGAAGGACCTCACACTGATGTCTCACATGAAGTCTATGAAATCTCTCAGGCATGCTGGCTTTACTGCTGTCTTCACTGGACCAATG AAActtgacagtgaggaggagatgGACAATGTCCCGATTGTTGACATAATCCTGGCTGACATCGACTCCCTGGTTCCAACTCACGATGAGGCTGGACGTCCCATTGCAGAATGGAAACGACAAGTGATGGTGCGTCAGCTGCAGGTTAGACTGCAGGACGAGGAGGAGCTCAGGAGACAG GACATAATTAATGGCTATGCATCAATGGATGTTTGGAAGTATTCCCAAGCCCAAAATGCAGTCTTAGGTCCATTTGGTGAGCTGCTAACAGAGGATGATCTCATTTACCTGCAACAGCAGATTGAATCAGTTTCCCTGCAGAAACGCTCCCAGGCGTACGAGCTGGAGCTGACTAGGCTGACTGAGGAGCTCAGGGCAATCTTACCAGATCCCATTGTCAACATTTCCCTGAACAAAGACGTCTTGCAACAGATGGACTCTGAGGGAAAGTTAAACTTATCTTTGCCAGTCTTGTGCAGTCGTGTGTCAGAGATTGTAAAAAGCATGTCTCTTTTGGTCGCTACACTGCCACAAGCTACAGAAATAGAGA GTGGATGCAGGATTCCACACATAGGAATGGCTTCTGCATTTAGTCATCGTTTGGAGAGCAACAACTACAGCAGAGCACGAAGAGAGAAGGTAGAGAGGGAAATTCAAAAGTCTGGTGTGTCTGTCAGAAATCTCAGGTCCAACTTTGAGGGTCAGATTGGTAGCATTTACCCCTTTGCCGGCGTTTTAAAGGAAGGACAGGAACTAAAAACCCCAAGGGCTCCAGGATTGAAAAGCTGTGAACTTGGTGATATAAAAACAGTATCTGTAAAGGAGACCCCCAGTCTGAGAAAAGAGCGAATAGTGGTGCTGTTTCTGAGCCACTGGAAGAGATCTGCATATGCTATTTCAGTGAGAGCAGCAAGGAAGCGACAAGGCCAAGTGACAGCGGCACAGCCCCAGCAGAAAATTACctccatgttacagttctgtcgACAACGCACTGTGGTAGAAAAAATGCTCAACTCCTGGAAGAATAAACGAGGTCATAAAAGTGCAAACTCCTCACAAATCTCTCCTACCCGGGGGACTTTTTCACCAGAGCAATTCCTGCCAGAAGTTGACAATGTTGCTGTGAGCCATGACAGCTTGACCCTTGATCTCTTTATGCTGGGTTACTTCCATATCTTAGAGCAGGAGCTTTCACCTGAGGAAAGGAAGATGAGGCATCTGCTCTGCTTCGAGGTATTCGACCATGTCGGGAGCTTCCCATGGGAAAAGGTGCGAGACTTCCACAAAGCTGTCTTAGAGGAAATCCAGTCTGGAAGACGACAGTGGAGCGATGGCTTTGAGGACATCAAAGCTGAGTTTTTTGGTGGAATGGAGCTGTGTAGTTGTCCGTCACCCTCATCACAGCTGCTGCCAGAATCTAGATCAGTACCTAAGGTTGTAGTTCAAAGTGCCACTCCAGATGAGAGTGGCAGTGACACAAACTTCTCTTGTTTCAACAATGAGGACATCTGTAAATATATTGACCGCAGTTTTGCTTTCTGGAAAGAGAAAGAAGCAGAGCTATTTGATTTTGAAAGCTGA
- the LOC114478940 gene encoding ras-related protein Rab-6B-like — MSAGGDLGNPLRKFKLVFLGEQSVGKTSLITRFMYDSFDNTYQATIGIDFLSKTMYLEDRTVRLQLWDTAGQERFRSLIPSYIRDSTVAVVVYDITNVNSFQQTCKWIDDVRTERGSDVIIMLVGNKTDLEEKRQITIEEGEQRAKELSVMFIETSAKTGCNVKQLFRRVAAALPGMESLDDANPEGMIDIKLDKPAEPTVPEGGCSC; from the exons ATGTCCGCAGGAGGAGATTTGGGGAACCCTCTGAGGAAATTTAAACTGGTGTTCCTGGGAGAGCAGAGCG TGGGGAAAACATCCCTCATCACCAGATTCATGTATGACAGCTTTGACAACACATATCAG GCCACCATTGGAATTGACTTTCTATCAAAGACAATGTATCTGGAAGACCGAACA GTAAGGCTGCAGTTGTGGGACACAGCTGGACAAGAGCGCTTCAGGAGCCTCATTCCTAGCTACATCCGGGACTCTACAGTGGCTGTGGTTGTTTATGACATAACAA ATGTGAATTCATTCCAGCAGACCTGCAAATGGATTGATGATGTCAGGACAGAGCGAGGAAGTGATGTGATCATTATGCTTGTCGGCAACAAAACGGACCTGGAGGAGAAGAG GCAAATCACGATCGAGGAGGGAGAACAGCGGGCCAAAGAACTGAGCGTCATGTTCATTGAGACAAGTGCCAAGACAGGATGCAATGTCAAACAG CTGTTTCGTAGAGTTGCAGCAGCTCTACCTGGAATGGAAAGCTTGGACGACGCAAACCCTGAAGGCA TGATTGACATCAAGCTGGACAAACCGGCTGAGCCCACTGTCCCTGAGGGTGGCTGCTCATGTTAA